From one Dermacentor andersoni chromosome 1, qqDerAnde1_hic_scaffold, whole genome shotgun sequence genomic stretch:
- the LOC126516840 gene encoding uncharacterized protein, with the protein MMNPEQEEAVLLGLLASTFLAMHDAQKHSPKRRQQRRWWVRPALQEREQLGHATQLLPLLRNRDVEYYREYLRMPPRTFDTLVQLVGPHMRKKDTNFRKAISSEHRLAQTVRFLAAGETRRSSCFSFLNGRSTACGVVSSVCQVLWDVLGPLYVACPSSADEWLRIASDFEERWNMPHCVGAIDGKHVAIEYPSKSGSEDRNYKNFFSKSLLTISDACYRFLYVEIGHHGSDSDGGVFSRSRLQEAILSNKQGFPHDAPLGNVGNIPFYLVGDEAFPLKTYMMRPYPRKSLHPFLPASTEEQPLEGDSSSSHFVETRKKRINYRLSRARRVIENAFGIMAQRWRILRRPFKAKDENVRGIISACVVLHNFLLKESPTSRSAYCPPGTADHVDWQGNISEGSWRAEDSSNNALPPLRSTGCHSTRAAYKMRDDLAKYFVTDGQIPWQESMIMDRTLYSGVTQRGHDPAPESSSTELAS; encoded by the exons ATGATGAACcccgagcaagaagaggcagtactgctcggcctgttggcaagcacctttctggcgatgcatgacgcgcagaagcattcgccgaagagacggcagcagcggcgttggtgggttcgcccAGCTCTGCAAGAGCGCGAACAGCTTGGTCACGCCACGCAACTGCTACCCCTCCTGCGAAATCGCGACGTGGAGTACTACAGAGA ATACCTGAGGATGCCTCCACGTACTTTCGACACGCTCGTGCAGCTCGTCGGACCACACATGCGGAAGAAAGATACGAATTTCCGAAAAGCGATCAGTTCCGAGCACCGGCTTGCGCAAACTGTCAG ATTCTTGGCTGCAGGGGAAACGCGCCGCTCATCTTGTTTTAGCTTCCTAAACGGACGCTCGACAGCCTGTGGCGTTGTGTCGTCGGTGTGCCAGGTGCTGTGGGACGTCCTTGGCCCTTTGTACGTTGCCTGTCCATCAAGTGCAGATGAGTGGCTGCGG ATTGCAAGTGATTTCGAGGAGCGGTGGAACATGCCCCACTGCGTGGGCGCAATTGATGGAAAACATGTTGCCATCGAATATCCTTCCAAATCAGGAAGTGAGGACCGGAACTACAAAAACTTTTTCAGTAAATCTCTGCTTACCATCAGCGACGCCTGCTACAG ATTTCTGTACGTAGAAATAGGTCACCATGGCAGTGACTCAGATGGTGGTGTGTTCAGCCGAAGTAGGCTACAAGAGGCCATTCTTTCCAACAAGCAAGGATTCCCCCATGATGCACCATTGGGCAACGTTGGCAACATTCCCTTCTACCTGGTGGGAGATGAAGCGTTTCCCCTTAAGACATACATGATGCGGCCGTATCCCAGGAAAA GTCTTCACCCATTTTTGCCTGCTAGCACAGAGGAGCAGCCATTAGAAGGAGATTCTTCATCAAGCCACTTTGTCGAGACCCGCAAAAAAAGGATCAACTACCGTCTCAGCAGAGCCCGTCGGGTCATAGAGAATGCCTTTGGCATAATGGCACAGAGGTGGCGCATCCTGCGCCGCCCGTTCAAAGCTAAGGACGAGAATGTGAGAGGGATTATCTCTGCTTGTGTAGTCCTGCACAACTTCCTGCTCAAGGAGTCCCCCACTTCCCGATCTGCATACTGCCCTCCTGGAACAGCTGACCATGTAGACTGGCAGGGAAACATCAGTGAAGGGAGCTGGAGGGCCGAGGACAGCAGCAACAATGCACTGCCACCTCTGCGTAGCACAGGCTGTCACTCAACCAG AGCTGCCTACAAAATGCGGGACGACCTTGCCAAGTACTTCGTCACTGATGGCCAGATCCCTTGGCAAGAGTCCATGATCATGGACAGAACACTGTACAGTG GTGTCACACAACGTGGCCACGATCCTGCTCCGGAAAGCTCGTCTACGGAGCTTGCATCGTAA